The proteins below are encoded in one region of Knoellia sp. S7-12:
- a CDS encoding rhomboid family intramembrane serine protease: MSEPTAYEQTGTPEEVPVCPRHPDRVSYVRCQRCGRPVCTECQRPAAVGVQCVDCVREGAKSVRQGRTIFGGDVAAVGGRPLVTMTIIGICALVFLGQMASPRVTNEVAFVPYLGDTEPWRFLTSAFAHSPQQILHILFNMYALWIMGGYLEPMLGRARFAALYLITAFGGSVVYLLLAFPHTVDELNRGDFGAWETPAVGASGAVFGLFGAFLILQRRLGRSAATMYATIGINAVIGFVIPGIAWQAHLGGFLVGLACAAVFAYLGKRPEAGGTQRASFAIHWIALAAITAVLVVLVVAKYFLTTSPI; this comes from the coding sequence GTGAGCGAGCCCACGGCATACGAACAGACCGGCACTCCAGAAGAGGTGCCGGTCTGCCCGCGCCACCCCGACCGTGTGTCCTATGTGCGGTGTCAGCGGTGCGGGCGGCCGGTCTGCACCGAGTGCCAGCGCCCGGCAGCTGTCGGTGTGCAGTGCGTCGACTGCGTCCGTGAGGGCGCGAAGTCGGTGCGGCAGGGGCGGACGATCTTTGGTGGTGACGTCGCCGCGGTCGGTGGGCGTCCCCTTGTCACGATGACGATCATCGGGATCTGCGCCCTGGTCTTCCTCGGCCAGATGGCCTCACCGCGCGTCACCAACGAGGTTGCGTTCGTGCCCTACCTCGGTGACACCGAACCGTGGCGCTTCCTCACGTCGGCGTTCGCGCACAGCCCGCAGCAGATCCTGCACATCCTCTTCAACATGTATGCCCTGTGGATCATGGGTGGCTACCTCGAGCCGATGCTCGGTCGGGCCCGGTTCGCCGCTCTCTATCTGATCACCGCGTTCGGTGGTTCGGTCGTCTACCTGCTCCTGGCCTTCCCCCACACGGTCGACGAGCTCAACCGGGGCGACTTCGGCGCGTGGGAGACGCCAGCGGTCGGGGCGTCGGGTGCGGTGTTCGGCCTCTTTGGGGCGTTCCTCATCCTGCAGCGCCGACTCGGCCGGTCCGCCGCGACGATGTACGCGACGATCGGCATCAACGCCGTCATCGGCTTCGTCATCCCCGGCATCGCGTGGCAGGCCCACCTCGGCGGGTTCCTCGTCGGGCTGGCGTGTGCCGCGGTCTTCGCCTACCTGGGCAAGCGGCCCGAGGCTGGCGGCACCCAGCGGGCGAGCTTTGCCATCCACTGGATCGCGCTCGCAGCCATCACCGCAGTGCTCGTCGTCCTCGTTGTGGCGAAGTACTTCCTCACCACCTCCCCGATCTGA
- a CDS encoding aminodeoxychorismate/anthranilate synthase component II: MTHILVIDNYDSFVFTIVGYLEQLGAECTVVRNDAIAAADGADFDGVLVSPGPGTPEEAGVSMAMIEACGERAQPMLGVCLGHQALGVVAGGVVGRAPELLHGKTSLVHHSGEGVLAGLSSPFTATRYHSLTIEPPSLPESLVSTGHTESGIIMAVQHRELPLHGVQFHPESVLTQGGHRLLANWLELCGDPGAVELSHGLSPLVHDGADVAARVTG, from the coding sequence ATGACCCATATCCTGGTGATCGACAACTACGACTCGTTCGTCTTCACGATTGTGGGCTACCTCGAGCAGCTCGGCGCCGAGTGCACGGTCGTGCGCAACGACGCGATCGCCGCGGCTGACGGTGCTGACTTCGACGGTGTGCTCGTGTCTCCGGGCCCTGGGACGCCCGAGGAAGCCGGTGTCTCGATGGCGATGATCGAGGCGTGTGGCGAGCGGGCGCAGCCGATGCTCGGGGTCTGCCTCGGTCACCAGGCGCTCGGCGTCGTGGCCGGTGGGGTTGTCGGGCGGGCGCCCGAGCTGCTCCATGGCAAGACCTCGCTCGTCCACCACTCGGGCGAGGGCGTGCTCGCCGGGCTGTCGTCACCCTTCACGGCGACGCGCTATCACTCGTTGACGATCGAGCCGCCCAGCCTGCCCGAGTCGCTTGTCAGCACTGGCCACACCGAGAGCGGCATCATCATGGCCGTCCAACACCGTGAGCTGCCGCTGCACGGTGTGCAGTTCCACCCCGAGTCCGTCCTCACGCAGGGCGGACACCGACTCCTCGCGAACTGGCTCGAGCTGTGCGGCGATCCCGGAGCGGTTGAGCTCTCCCACGGGCTCAGCCCGCTGGTGCACGACGGTGCCGACGTCGCCGCGAGGGTCACCGGCTGA
- a CDS encoding class E sortase: MSRTRRGGAVAGAAGVVGELLMTLGALVLLFLVWQLWWTDVESDRAQAATVSSLSREFGAQSSPDPSAAAPELPGEAFAIVRVPRFGADYARPLVEGISTEDLAEGLGHYPGTAGPGEVGNFAIAGHRNTFGKPLSDIDRLQDGDRIVVESVDGWTVYAVTSHEIVRPSQSEVIAPVPGDRTAVPTKRLLTFTACHPRFSARQRWIVHAELVETRTRAQGAPSLEVSAPVPAATGGA, translated from the coding sequence GTGAGCCGAACCCGCCGCGGCGGTGCCGTCGCCGGAGCCGCGGGCGTCGTCGGCGAGCTGCTCATGACACTCGGCGCGCTCGTGCTGCTCTTCCTCGTGTGGCAGTTGTGGTGGACCGACGTCGAGTCGGACCGGGCGCAGGCCGCCACGGTGTCCTCGCTGTCGCGCGAGTTCGGTGCGCAGTCGTCGCCTGACCCGAGTGCGGCTGCGCCCGAGCTGCCGGGTGAGGCGTTCGCGATCGTGCGGGTGCCGCGGTTCGGCGCCGACTATGCGCGTCCCCTCGTCGAGGGCATCAGCACCGAGGACCTTGCCGAAGGGTTGGGGCACTATCCCGGGACGGCTGGACCGGGCGAGGTGGGCAACTTCGCCATCGCCGGGCACCGCAACACCTTCGGCAAGCCGCTCTCCGACATCGACCGGCTGCAGGACGGTGACCGAATCGTCGTCGAGTCCGTGGACGGATGGACCGTGTATGCCGTGACCTCGCACGAGATCGTCCGTCCGTCGCAGTCCGAGGTCATCGCGCCCGTGCCCGGTGATCGCACGGCCGTGCCGACCAAGCGGCTGCTGACCTTCACGGCCTGCCACCCGAGGTTCAGCGCGAGGCAACGCTGGATCGTGCACGCCGAACTGGTTGAGACGCGCACCCGGGCACAGGGCGCGCCATCGCTCGAGGTCTCGGCTCCCGTTCCCGCGGCGACAGGAGGAGCCTGA
- a CDS encoding peptidylprolyl isomerase encodes MKASLKTNHGTINLNLFADQAPKTVKTITGLATGELEFKDDAGRTNPDRFYDGLIFHRIIPGFMIQGGDPLGQGFGGPGFAFDDEIHPELQFDRPYLLAMANAGKRAGKGTNGSQFFITVGVTPHLNGKHTIFGEVADQESRDVVDKIASVATGGQDKPKDDVIIESFDVEA; translated from the coding sequence ATGAAGGCATCTCTGAAGACCAACCACGGCACCATCAACCTGAACCTCTTTGCGGACCAGGCTCCCAAGACGGTGAAGACCATCACGGGCCTCGCGACGGGTGAGCTCGAGTTCAAGGACGACGCAGGCCGCACCAACCCGGACCGCTTCTATGACGGTCTGATCTTCCACCGCATCATTCCCGGTTTCATGATCCAGGGCGGCGACCCGCTCGGCCAGGGCTTCGGTGGCCCCGGCTTCGCATTCGACGACGAGATCCACCCGGAGCTCCAGTTCGACCGCCCCTACCTCCTTGCCATGGCCAACGCCGGCAAGCGTGCGGGCAAGGGCACCAACGGATCCCAGTTCTTCATCACCGTCGGTGTCACGCCGCACCTCAACGGCAAGCACACGATCTTCGGTGAGGTCGCCGACCAGGAGAGCCGCGACGTCGTCGACAAGATCGCCTCCGTCGCCACCGGTGGCCAGGACAAGCCCAAGGACGACGTCATCATCGAGAGCTTCGACGTCGAGGCCTGA
- a CDS encoding FtsW/RodA/SpoVE family cell cycle protein, which produces MTTISSLASRKGRNVELALLVFAVGIVVLAYINVGIAVEGAIPPSLVAVGSGFLVITAVFHLVMRWRAPYADPLILPIATLLNGLGLVMINRLDLARGDDLAEGMALRQLMWSALAAGLAIAALIILRDHRILRRYTYLAGALGFGLLVLPLVPGLGLENYGSRIWIKLGPFSFQPGEIAKVVLAIFFAGYLVQTRDALSVAGRRILGLTLPRARDLGPILVAWMLSVGVLVLEKDLGSSLLFFGLFVAMLYVATERTSWVALGLMLFGVGCWVANMLFSHVQQRVLLWLDTFSREALDTSDQLAKGIMGMGSGGMFGTGLGRGRPDLTYFAESDFIIPSFGEEIGLVGLFALLLLYVLLVERGLRTAIGARDGFGKLLASGLAFSVALQCFVVVGGVTRVIPLTGLTMPFLSQGGSSLLANWTLVALLLRISDHARRPVPDPEAPSPVASDQTQVVKVR; this is translated from the coding sequence ATGACGACCATCTCCTCACTCGCCTCCCGCAAGGGCCGCAACGTCGAGCTCGCGCTCCTCGTCTTCGCGGTCGGCATCGTCGTGCTCGCCTACATCAACGTCGGCATCGCGGTCGAGGGTGCGATCCCGCCGAGCCTGGTCGCCGTCGGCTCGGGCTTCCTCGTCATCACCGCGGTCTTCCACCTCGTGATGCGCTGGCGCGCGCCCTACGCCGACCCGCTGATCCTCCCCATCGCCACCCTGCTCAACGGGCTCGGTCTCGTGATGATCAACCGGCTCGACCTGGCCCGCGGCGACGACCTCGCCGAGGGGATGGCGCTGCGCCAGCTCATGTGGAGCGCGCTCGCCGCCGGCCTGGCGATCGCCGCGCTCATCATCCTGCGCGACCACCGGATCCTGCGCCGCTACACCTACCTCGCAGGTGCACTCGGCTTCGGGCTGCTGGTGCTGCCGCTCGTGCCCGGGCTCGGGCTTGAGAACTACGGCTCCCGCATCTGGATCAAGCTCGGGCCGTTCTCGTTCCAGCCCGGAGAGATCGCCAAGGTCGTCCTCGCGATCTTCTTCGCCGGCTACCTCGTCCAGACCCGTGACGCCCTGTCCGTGGCTGGCCGCCGCATCCTCGGGCTCACCCTGCCCCGGGCCCGCGACCTCGGCCCGATCCTCGTGGCCTGGATGCTCTCCGTCGGTGTCCTCGTGCTCGAGAAGGACCTCGGCTCCTCCCTCCTCTTCTTTGGCCTGTTCGTCGCGATGCTCTATGTCGCCACCGAACGCACCTCGTGGGTTGCCCTCGGTCTGATGCTCTTCGGGGTCGGCTGCTGGGTCGCCAACATGCTCTTCAGCCACGTCCAGCAACGGGTGCTGCTCTGGCTCGACACGTTCAGCCGCGAAGCCCTCGACACGTCCGACCAGCTGGCCAAGGGCATCATGGGCATGGGCTCGGGCGGCATGTTCGGCACCGGACTCGGTCGCGGGCGCCCCGACCTCACCTACTTCGCCGAGAGCGACTTCATCATCCCGAGCTTCGGTGAGGAGATCGGCCTCGTCGGACTCTTCGCCCTGCTGCTGCTCTATGTCCTCCTCGTGGAGCGCGGGCTTCGCACCGCCATCGGCGCCCGCGACGGCTTCGGCAAGCTCCTCGCATCGGGCCTCGCCTTCTCGGTCGCGCTGCAGTGCTTCGTCGTCGTCGGCGGCGTCACGCGTGTCATCCCGTTGACCGGCCTGACCATGCCGTTCCTCTCGCAGGGCGGCTCCTCACTCCTCGCGAACTGGACCCTGGTCGCGCTCCTCCTGCGCATCAGTGACCACGCTCGCCGACCTGTCCCCGACCCGGAAGCTCCCAGCCCTGTGGCCAGCGACCAGACCCAGGTGGTGAAGGTGCGATGA
- a CDS encoding penicillin-binding transpeptidase domain-containing protein, producing the protein MNSPIRRLSFVVAFLFATLLVSTTMIQFVYAKDLNARPDNRRTLLSSYARERGQILVGDTAIAKSVPASNEFKWLRTYPGGAAYAHITGYYSFYGAGSGLEQAENGLLSGSSDKLAFRRVSDFFTGRKTSGASLELTIDPKVQEAAIKALDGRKGSAVAVNPSTGEILAMVSNPGFNPATLSGHDLTKVEKAYNGLNADPNKPLVNRAIGGDLYPPGSVFKIVTAAAALSSGKFQPDSELPGPAELDLPQTTVGLPNIGNRSCGDNDKTTLLNAMEISCNSAFGFLGMELGADALRDQAAKFGVGDQLSIPMRVTPSSVPAELNQPQLAQSAVGQYDVRVTPLQVAMFSAGVANAGVVMRPHLVKSVLSSDLSVIERAEPEQLSEATTPEVAAQLTEMMEAVVENGSGKPAQIDGVRVAGKTGTAETDRVARAHAWFTGFAPANDPQIAVAVVVENGGDPDSEARGGGAVGGPIAKAMLEAGLKK; encoded by the coding sequence ATGAACTCACCGATCCGCCGCCTCTCCTTCGTCGTCGCGTTCCTCTTTGCGACGCTCCTCGTCTCGACGACGATGATCCAGTTCGTCTATGCCAAGGATCTCAATGCCCGGCCCGACAACCGGCGCACCCTGCTCAGCAGCTATGCCCGCGAGCGCGGACAGATCCTCGTCGGCGACACCGCCATCGCGAAGTCCGTCCCCGCCAGCAATGAGTTCAAGTGGCTGCGCACCTATCCCGGTGGTGCGGCCTACGCCCACATCACCGGCTACTACTCCTTCTATGGCGCGGGCAGCGGCCTCGAGCAGGCCGAGAACGGCCTCCTCTCGGGCAGCAGCGACAAATTGGCCTTCCGCCGCGTCTCCGACTTCTTCACCGGACGCAAGACCTCTGGCGCCAGCCTCGAACTCACCATCGACCCCAAGGTCCAAGAGGCCGCGATCAAGGCTCTCGACGGCCGCAAAGGATCCGCTGTTGCGGTGAACCCGTCAACTGGCGAGATCCTCGCCATGGTGAGCAACCCCGGGTTCAACCCGGCCACGCTCTCGGGCCACGACCTCACCAAGGTCGAGAAGGCATACAACGGTCTGAACGCAGACCCCAACAAGCCGCTCGTCAATCGCGCCATCGGCGGCGACCTCTATCCGCCCGGCTCGGTGTTCAAGATCGTCACCGCCGCGGCAGCCCTGTCGAGCGGGAAGTTCCAGCCCGACTCCGAGCTGCCCGGCCCGGCCGAGCTCGACCTGCCGCAGACGACGGTCGGCCTGCCCAACATCGGCAACCGGTCCTGTGGCGACAACGACAAGACGACCCTCCTCAACGCCATGGAGATCTCGTGCAACAGCGCGTTCGGCTTCCTCGGTATGGAGCTCGGCGCCGACGCACTGCGTGACCAGGCCGCGAAGTTCGGTGTGGGAGACCAGCTCTCGATCCCGATGAGGGTCACCCCGAGCAGCGTTCCGGCCGAACTCAACCAGCCGCAGCTGGCGCAGTCGGCCGTCGGTCAGTACGACGTGCGTGTCACACCGCTCCAGGTCGCGATGTTCAGTGCCGGCGTCGCCAATGCGGGTGTCGTCATGCGCCCGCACCTCGTGAAGTCGGTGCTGTCGAGCGACCTCAGCGTCATCGAGCGCGCCGAGCCCGAGCAGCTCTCAGAGGCCACCACCCCCGAGGTCGCCGCGCAGCTCACCGAGATGATGGAAGCCGTCGTCGAGAACGGCAGCGGCAAACCCGCCCAGATCGACGGAGTGCGCGTCGCCGGCAAGACCGGGACCGCCGAGACCGACCGGGTGGCGCGCGCGCACGCCTGGTTCACCGGGTTCGCACCCGCCAATGATCCGCAGATCGCTGTCGCCGTCGTCGTCGAGAACGGTGGCGACCCCGACAGTGAAGCCCGTGGAGGTGGCGCCGTGGGTGGCCCCATCGCCAAGGCGATGCTCGAGGCTGGACTGAAGAAGTGA
- a CDS encoding DUF881 domain-containing protein, whose protein sequence is MAQRKAFLTTRPGPWSVLVPIVAVLAGILFATSGTVAQGRSLRSDAAGLPDIIREQTQDNARMTGDLQKLTLEVDELTRDSAPGNTVIQGLDEKADALGVSAGRTAVEGPAVEVQLDDSDLTSDRLPPGRTVDDIVVHQQDVQAVVNAFWAGGAEAMMIQDQRIIATSAIRCVGNTLILQGRVYSPPYRIRAIGDPDSLRDILGQSPEIQIYQEYVKAVGLGYEVTTHDRLEFPAYAGSITPEHATAAE, encoded by the coding sequence GTGGCGCAGCGCAAGGCGTTCCTCACGACGCGACCAGGCCCGTGGTCGGTGCTCGTGCCGATCGTGGCCGTCCTTGCGGGCATCCTGTTCGCGACCAGTGGCACCGTGGCGCAGGGGCGCAGTCTGCGCTCCGACGCCGCCGGGTTGCCGGACATCATCCGCGAGCAGACGCAGGACAACGCCCGGATGACCGGCGACCTCCAGAAGCTCACGCTCGAGGTCGACGAGCTCACCCGCGACAGCGCTCCGGGGAACACCGTCATCCAGGGGCTCGACGAGAAGGCCGACGCCCTGGGTGTCAGCGCGGGCCGCACCGCCGTGGAGGGGCCAGCCGTCGAGGTCCAGCTCGACGACTCCGATCTGACCAGCGACCGTCTCCCGCCCGGCCGCACGGTCGATGACATCGTCGTCCACCAGCAGGACGTGCAGGCCGTGGTCAACGCCTTCTGGGCTGGCGGCGCCGAGGCCATGATGATCCAGGACCAGCGGATCATCGCCACGAGTGCCATCCGCTGCGTCGGCAACACGCTCATCCTTCAGGGGCGCGTCTACTCGCCGCCCTATCGCATCAGGGCGATCGGTGACCCCGACAGTCTCCGCGACATCCTCGGGCAGTCCCCCGAGATCCAGATCTACCAGGAGTACGTCAAGGCGGTCGGCCTCGGCTACGAGGTGACGACGCACGACCGGCTGGAGTTCCCGGCATACGCCGGTTCGATCACTCCTGAGCACGCCACGGCCGCGGAGTGA
- the pknB gene encoding Stk1 family PASTA domain-containing Ser/Thr kinase, with the protein MSEDPLLLGGRYEVGELIGRGGMAEVHLGHDTRLGRQVAIKMLRSDLARDQSFIKRFRREAQSSAGLNHASIVAVYDSGEDHSIESGGAKVAVPYMVMEYVQGRTLREILTERDRLPTQEASQITEGVLDALAYSHRMGIVHRDIKPANVMVAAGGSIKVMDFGIARAIADSAATMTQTQAVIGTAQYLSPEQAQGHNVDARSDLYSAGCMLYELVVGRPPFVGDSPVSIAYQHVGEQPVAPSQRASEVDESLDAVVLHSLTKDREKRYQDANAFRNDLQAARLGRPISAAAMASLAALAAGPAAINTSEPTEVYAATTRPRDDSPEPSPGSTTSTFPAAVDPSERRKRRGATYVMLTLGVIAALALLGFGAQQYLEMREEAQKVSVPVLEGKPRATALKLLSDAALTSTQTTAKSDTVPEDSVISQTPGAGSRVDPAETTVRLVISTGPNAVVVPNLAGRTVAEATDLLERAKLSVGRTVKVNTDDQPKDAVVSTDPAAGASLAPGEVVNLNVASGQVAVPKLTNLTQDAASALLSSVGLKAKTDYEQTSRAREGTVIEQKPDEKDLVAVGSEVTIVVAQRVPPPPPAPTTPSTTPTPSVTPSTTPTPSATPTPTPSPSSTPSGAP; encoded by the coding sequence ATGAGCGAGGATCCCCTGCTGCTCGGGGGCCGCTACGAAGTGGGAGAACTCATCGGTCGGGGTGGCATGGCCGAGGTGCATCTCGGCCACGACACCCGTCTGGGGCGTCAGGTCGCCATCAAGATGTTGCGCAGCGACCTCGCGCGCGACCAGTCCTTCATCAAGCGGTTCCGGCGCGAGGCCCAGTCCTCGGCCGGACTCAACCACGCCTCGATCGTCGCGGTCTACGACTCGGGGGAGGACCACTCGATCGAGTCCGGGGGCGCCAAGGTCGCGGTGCCCTACATGGTCATGGAGTACGTGCAGGGGCGCACGCTGCGCGAGATCCTCACCGAGCGCGACAGGCTCCCCACGCAGGAGGCCTCGCAGATCACCGAGGGGGTCCTCGACGCGCTTGCCTACAGCCACCGCATGGGGATCGTCCACCGCGACATCAAGCCGGCCAACGTCATGGTCGCCGCAGGCGGCTCCATCAAGGTCATGGACTTCGGCATCGCCCGAGCCATCGCCGACTCCGCAGCGACGATGACGCAGACCCAAGCCGTCATCGGCACCGCCCAGTACCTCTCACCCGAGCAGGCCCAGGGGCACAATGTCGACGCCCGCTCGGACCTCTACTCAGCCGGCTGCATGCTCTATGAGCTCGTCGTGGGCCGCCCACCGTTCGTCGGCGACAGCCCGGTCTCCATCGCCTACCAGCACGTTGGCGAGCAGCCCGTGGCACCTTCACAACGGGCCAGCGAGGTCGATGAATCGCTTGACGCCGTCGTCCTCCACTCCCTCACCAAGGACCGCGAGAAGCGCTACCAGGACGCCAACGCCTTCCGCAACGACCTCCAGGCGGCCCGTCTGGGGCGGCCGATCAGTGCGGCCGCGATGGCATCGCTCGCGGCGCTCGCCGCCGGACCTGCCGCCATCAACACGTCCGAACCCACAGAGGTGTATGCCGCCACGACCCGTCCCCGAGACGACTCACCTGAGCCTTCGCCCGGTTCGACGACGTCGACGTTCCCCGCCGCCGTCGACCCGTCAGAGCGGCGCAAGCGTCGTGGGGCGACCTACGTCATGCTGACGCTCGGGGTCATCGCGGCACTCGCGCTCCTCGGATTCGGTGCGCAGCAGTATCTTGAGATGCGCGAGGAGGCCCAGAAGGTCTCCGTGCCCGTCCTCGAGGGCAAACCTCGGGCAACGGCTCTCAAGCTGTTGAGCGACGCCGCACTCACCTCGACCCAGACCACGGCAAAGAGCGACACCGTCCCCGAGGACTCGGTCATCTCACAGACCCCGGGTGCCGGCTCCCGGGTCGACCCCGCCGAGACCACGGTCAGGCTGGTCATCTCGACCGGCCCTAACGCCGTCGTGGTCCCCAACCTCGCCGGGAGGACGGTCGCTGAGGCAACCGACCTGCTCGAACGAGCGAAACTCTCGGTCGGGCGGACCGTGAAGGTCAACACCGATGACCAGCCCAAGGACGCCGTCGTCTCGACCGATCCCGCCGCTGGGGCGTCGCTGGCGCCCGGCGAGGTCGTCAACCTCAATGTCGCCTCGGGTCAGGTCGCAGTTCCCAAGCTCACCAACCTCACCCAGGACGCGGCCTCCGCCCTGCTGAGCTCGGTCGGACTGAAGGCCAAGACCGATTATGAGCAGACGTCGCGGGCCCGGGAGGGCACGGTCATCGAGCAGAAGCCCGACGAGAAGGACCTCGTTGCCGTGGGATCCGAGGTGACGATCGTCGTCGCGCAGAGGGTCCCCCCACCCCCGCCGGCCCCGACGACGCCGTCAACGACTCCTACACCCTCGGTCACCCCGAGCACGACGCCCACCCCGAGCGCAACGCCGACGCCCACTCCAAGCCCGTCGAGCACACCGTCCGGAGCCCCCTGA
- a CDS encoding cell division protein CrgA produces the protein MPESKGRAKPAYTPPRTAQSRVSKPNPRWFVPLMLALMVIGLIWVVTYYISGAKEYPLPQIGRWNLGAGFAFMMAGFLMTTRWR, from the coding sequence GTGCCAGAGTCCAAGGGCCGCGCAAAGCCCGCATACACACCGCCCCGCACGGCGCAGAGCCGGGTTTCCAAGCCGAACCCGCGCTGGTTCGTGCCGCTCATGCTCGCGCTGATGGTCATCGGGCTCATCTGGGTCGTGACCTACTACATCTCCGGCGCGAAGGAGTACCCGCTGCCGCAGATCGGCCGCTGGAACCTCGGTGCCGGGTTCGCCTTCATGATGGCCGGCTTCCTCATGACGACCCGCTGGCGCTGA
- a CDS encoding PLP-dependent cysteine synthase family protein — MRTGPDRAWVREAIRKLRADAMRTSDTHLIKVHLPGCDRVDLYLKDESTHPTGSLKHRLARSLFLYGLCNGIIGPRTTVVEASSGSTAVSEAHFARMLGVPFVAVMASSTSPAKIKLIEREGGTCHLVDDPTTVYDEARRLADAAGGVYLDQFSNAERATDWRGNNNIAESIFEQMSMEEHPVPAWIVVGAGTGGTSATIGRYVRYQALDTRVCVVDPERSAFLPAWQGDGEARLAPSRIEGIGRARLEPSFLPLVVDRMLGVPDCASIAAMRFLRERTGIHAGPSTGTNIYGALRLAAEMQASGEAGSIVSLVCDRGDRYDDTYNNDAWVAQKGHDLAPYAAVLASAWDEGTWLG, encoded by the coding sequence ATGCGCACCGGGCCCGACCGGGCCTGGGTGCGCGAGGCGATCCGCAAGCTGCGGGCCGATGCGATGCGCACCTCCGACACCCACCTCATCAAGGTGCACCTGCCCGGATGCGACCGCGTCGACCTCTATCTCAAGGACGAGTCGACCCACCCGACGGGCTCGCTCAAGCACCGGCTGGCGCGCTCGCTCTTCCTCTATGGGCTGTGCAACGGGATCATCGGCCCGCGCACCACGGTCGTCGAGGCGTCATCGGGGTCAACGGCGGTGAGTGAGGCGCACTTCGCACGGATGCTCGGTGTGCCGTTCGTTGCCGTCATGGCGTCGTCGACGTCGCCAGCCAAGATCAAGCTCATCGAACGCGAGGGCGGGACGTGCCACCTCGTCGATGACCCGACGACGGTCTATGACGAGGCGCGACGGTTGGCCGACGCGGCTGGCGGGGTCTATCTCGACCAGTTCAGCAACGCCGAGCGGGCGACGGACTGGCGCGGCAACAACAACATCGCCGAGTCGATCTTCGAGCAGATGTCGATGGAGGAGCACCCCGTCCCGGCATGGATCGTCGTCGGTGCAGGGACGGGCGGGACGTCGGCGACGATCGGTCGCTACGTCCGCTACCAGGCGCTCGACACCCGGGTGTGTGTCGTCGACCCGGAGCGGTCAGCCTTCCTGCCGGCGTGGCAGGGCGACGGCGAGGCACGGTTGGCGCCGTCGCGGATCGAGGGCATCGGGCGGGCGCGGCTCGAGCCGTCGTTCCTGCCGCTGGTCGTCGACCGCATGCTCGGCGTGCCCGACTGCGCCTCGATCGCGGCGATGCGATTCCTGCGTGAGCGCACCGGAATTCACGCCGGACCGTCCACCGGGACCAACATCTATGGGGCGTTGCGTCTGGCTGCGGAGATGCAGGCCTCCGGTGAGGCGGGATCCATCGTGTCGCTGGTGTGCGACCGCGGCGACCGCTACGACGACACCTACAACAACGACGCGTGGGTGGCGCAGAAGGGTCACGACCTCGCGCCGTATGCCGCGGTGCTGGCCTCCGCGTGGGACGAGGGCACCTGGCTCGGCTGA